The DNA segment gtaaattggtacaaccactatggaaaacagtatggaggtacctcaggaaactaaatatagaactaccatatgacatagcaatcccactcctgggagtatatccagacaaaactttcactgaaaagatATGTgaaccctatgttcattgcagcaccattcacaatagccaagacatggaaacaacttaaatgtccatgagcagatgaatggattaagaagatgtggtacatttacaaaATGGagtactactctgccataaaaaagaacaaaataatgccatttgcagccacatggatggaactagagactctcatactaagtgaagtaagtcagaaagagaaagacaaataccatatggtatcacatatctggaatctaatatatggcacaaataaacccatctacagaaaagaaacaaattcatggacacagagaacagacttgtggttgccaaggcaggggggagggagagggagtgggatggactgagagtttggggttagtagaagcaaattacatctaaccacttgtgatggaacatgagggagcataatgtgagaaaaagaatgtatgtatatgtaaaactgggtcactttgctgtatagcagaaattgacagaacattgtaaatcaactataataaaaaagtttttaaaaactaaaatgaggagttccctttctggctcagtggttaatgaacccgactaggatccatgaggatgtggatttgacccctggctttgctcagtggattaaggatctggcattgccctgagctatggtgtaggctgcagatgtagctcggatcccatgttgctgtggctgtggcataggctggcggctgcagctccaattcgacccctagcctgggaacctccatatgccacggggtgaggccataaaaagaaacaaaacaaaacaacaacaacaacaacaaaaaaaacccactacaatgaggtagcacctcacacttgtcagaatgaccatcattaaaaaaaactataaataggagttcctgtcatggcttagtggttaacgaatccgaccaagaaccatgaggttgtgggttcaatccctggcctcgctcagtgggttaaggatccagcgtaggtcacagatgcagctcagatcctgtgttgctgtggctgtggcatgggccagtggctacagctcggattcgacccctagcctgggaacctcatatgatGCAGATGctaccctaaaaaagacaattaattaattaattaatctacaaataataaatgatggagagggtatgtaaaaaagggaactcttgtacactgttggtgggaatgtaaattggtgcagccactctggaaaacagtacagaggttcctcaaaaaactaaaaatagagttgccacaaGATCTGgaaatcccacacctgggcatatattcagaaaatataaaaactctaatttgaaaagatacatgcatcccaatgttcacagcagcactacttataatagccaagacatggaagcaacctaaatgtccaaaaacagagaaatggataaagaagaggtagtatatttatacaatggaatattattgctcagccataaaaagaatgaaataatgccatttgtagcaacactgatagacccagagattatcctactgagtgaaatcacatcaagacaaatattttatcacttacatgtgaaatgtaaaaaaatattacaaataaacttatttataaggcagaaacaggagttcccgtcgtggcacagtggttaacaaatctgactaggaaccatgaggttgcaggttcggtccctggccttgctcagtgggttgacgatccggcgttgccgtgagctgtggtgtaggttgcagacgcggctcggatcccgagttgctgtggctctggcgtaggctggcggctacagctccgattggacccctagcctggaaacctccatttgccgaggaagtggcccaaagaaatagcaaaaagaccaaaaaaaaaaaaaaaaaggcagaaacagaaaacaaaattatggttaccaataGGGGAAGGGGGACCGAtaaataggagtttgggattaacagatacacactactgtatataaagtagataaataacAAAGATTTACCGTCTAGTgtagggagctatattcaatatcttataataacctataatagaaaagaattggaaaaatactacgtatgtacatatatatgtatatatacttatttgAATCACCTTGTACATctgaaaactaacacaatactgtcaaccagctatacctcaattcttttaaaaagttgctaTGAGAGAACAGCTTTAATGTCAccattataaaaagaacaaagtggaaACTGAACTGATCGCGTAGTTTGCAATGATGAAAAATTCCCCTACATCTCATGTACATGCTCGTGTACATTCTGGAACTTTCAGAAGAATTTTTTGAAGGGAGAGTATTTCAGATTCATAGATTCTTGTCATAAAGTAAAAGAGAAGTGTACAGTATTTAGAAACAcagagcttggagttcctgctgtggctcaggggtaacaaatgcaactagcatccatgaggatgcaggttcgctccctggcctcgctcagtgggctaaggatctggcattaccatgagctgtgatataggtcacagaggtggcttgaattctgcattgttgtggctgtggcataggacagcatctgcagctccagtgtgacccctgggaacttctgtgccacgtgtggggccctaaaaagtaaaaacaaaaaaagaacaaagaaaaagaaacaaaaagaaaagaaatgcagagcTTCTATACATCTGGCTTCCTACTTGGGAGCAAAGGCGCTTCTACGGGTAGACCTAAGatattctttgttctctttggaAACCACCCTTCTTGCCACTACTGTGATGTTCTCGTTCGCCTTTCTGCTGCAAAATGTTTGtcacaataaggttagttaataCATCTTTTGCCTGACATAATTAGCATGCGCATATATACATCCACGACACATTTTCTTTATCGaatcatccattgatggacacttaggtttttccaagtcttggctattgtgaatgatgcttcaatgaacatggggATGCAAGCTCTTTGAGACAGTGGTCACACTTCCTTCAGATATACACCCAGAAATGGAACTGccggatcatatgatagttctagtttcaattttctgagggacctccacACTAGTTTTCAGAGTGGCTGCaacaacttacattcccaccaacagtgcacaatggctcccccccaccccccgcccctttttcgtctttttagggcctcacccgcggcatatgtaggttcctaagctaggggtccaatcggagctgtagctgctgacctgtgccacagccacagcaacaccaggtgcaagccacatctgtgacctacacctcacagcaactctgggtcctcaacccagggatcaaacccgtgtcctcatggatactagtcgggtttgttaaccgctgagccacaatgagaactcccaagggTTCCATTTTAGGGGTCATTTAGACTTGGGTTTGTTGTAGGAGGACTATGTAGTTACGTTCCTGTTTTCATTGCAACACCCCTTACCATAGTTTGCACTTAATGAAACACTGTGAATGAAGCACCAGGCTGAACATTTCATAAACATTGTTTCACTTAATTCTTACAGCTCCATGAAGTAGATGCCATCATtatattccctcttttttttcagatgcagaaactgaagtCTGGTTTTTCCTAACTTAACAtatatgatggagttcccgttgtggctgagtggttaatgaatccgactaggaaccatgaggttgcgggttcggtccctgcccttgctcagtgggttaacgatccggcgttgccgtgagctgtggtgttggtcgcagacgcggctcggatcctgcattgctgtggctctggcgtaggctggcggctacagctccgattcgacccctagcctgggaacctccatatgccgcgggagcggcccaagaaatggcaaaaagacaaaaaaaaaaaaaaaaaatatatatatatatatatatatatatatatatatatatatgatgtagcagagccaggacttgaatATGGGTCTTCCTGACATAAAAGTCCATGCTCTCAATCACCACCTGAACATACCTCCCCAAAATATTAACGCAACAAAGCACTCACACCTGCACATGCCCATGCTGCAGGACCCTCCTCTAGAGAGAGTGTTAGATAGATGAGcaaattcaaatcaataaaaagggCCCAGTCCTAATCTTTTCAGCCCCATAACACTTCATACAGAGCTCTGTGCTGTTGACTGGGTAAAAGACTGCACCCCATATAAGCTATGATGTTCCCATCATTGGAGAAAATCTTATTTCCTGTAAAATCAGAACTACTTTCTCTGCAACAGAAAATCATTTCAGTAGGTTTGTGTTTAAGTTGGTACCATACAATGCAACTTAGGTCaaacctcctctgggaagctttCCTGACACCCCATTTCTGTTCTTACTTAACCATCCTTCTTGAGTACTTCACAGGGCCTACCCAAATCTCTTTCTTAGCACTTACCACTCCCTACAGTAATTGTTACTTGTGTCATCCTTCTTGGCTGTAACCTCTTGAGCGGTAGGTACCCGGCTTTATTCAATTTTATGTCCCTAATGCCTTTCACAGTGCTGAAGTTAATTTGGGTGCAGTAGGCACCTGCTGATGAATGTTAAAACCTCAGGGAGTATCAAGCCAAATGACGTGCCTGTCTGAAATGGATGAAATCCTATCCAAGTCACTCTCAAAATAAATTGTATAGCTGGCTGATAATAAAGCCATATAGTAAATAACAAGTGTAATGAACTAAACCAGAAGTCGGAGAGGTGATTCAATCGATCAGGAGACGAGAATGGTGCCACCCGACGATGTGACACACATTTTGACAATTTCTGCGAGCGAGCGCTGTACGTACCGGAGTTGCAGTTCGGACGCCTGGTGGCGCTACAGGCTAAAAAGCAGGAGGACTCCATTTTAGCAAAGACAAGATCTCAGAGGGGCCGGGGAGGGACGCAGcttgggaaacctgggcagcgaGCTCCGATTTTACACCTTTTTTCAAACAAACGGGGACTGGATAGAAGCTGATGTTAGCCCTCCGGCAAGACTTCCGCAGGCTCCTTTCATTAAAGACCACGCAGCCAGAGAGGCTGCGCTGCAAACTGAGAGGAAATCCAGCCGAAAAAGGCGAGGGGTgagttttcctcttcttcctgggcGTGGCCCAGGTGGCCCAAGAAAAGGGAAGCTGCTTTTGAGGGCCGGTTTCTGGAGATGGGGCGCTGGCAGCGGCCAGGGGAGCGACGGCCTAGGGGTAGGACGGAGCCGAGCAGGGGGGAGTCCAAAGAAATCACAGATTCAGGAGCCAAGGCTCTTCTGTGGGTGGATGTGAAACATGAAGGCAGCAAGGAACATTTTAGATCATTTTAGAGCGAGGATCCGGAGTCTTCGCTCCCGACGCCGAACTTCTAGAAAATGTGCAACTCCAAGTATTACctgtagactttcttttttgttttctcagaaaaaaaaatctatgaatctgggatttttttttctccctttgaaaaATTCTTCCAAATGTTCCGGAGTGTGCCTGGGGATGTGCATGAGATTTGGGTTAATTTTTCCATCACTGGAAACCACACAGGGagtttgatttccattttcacaaTAGTACGTGGTATAGCACTGGGGTAAGTAATTTGTTCATTTGTGAGGGAACATCGCTGAATGGAGAAAACCCCAAGGTAAGTTTAACTCTCACAGAAAAGAATGGTAAGTTTCAACACTAGTCTGGGATCTCCTAAGGTCTAGATCGTGACAATCAAGAGACAACCTTCGAGATGCCTGCTTTTCAGCAGCCTGGTTGTTAAAGTCCACTAAAGATTTAGTCACAGTAAATTAAGGAATGACTCTGAATTCTCCAGGCTCACTAAATTCCCCATCCCTGGTGCATATTCacccaacattttaaaatatcactcatATCTGTTGAGTTATAATATCCCTTGCAAGAATATTACCAGGCAATTTCATGGTTATGTGGCAAACTCTCAGGTAATTTACAGAGGAAATAGTTGCAAAAATATCTTGCTTCACGTGAAAAATATTGGTGACAATCCCATTAGCTTATAATCCCATAAAATTGGTCATGATGACACCTGCTCATCCTAGAGCACTTTCAGAAACAGACTTTACCTCTTTAAGGATTATCTCAGGACtctggaataaaaagaaaatgccttagtccttccagaattttccagaattttctttccattgaatgtaaaaaaaaaaaaaaaaaagtccacattcTGGGAGCCTAATGCAGGACAGAGAGCAGAGAGACATCTCTGTAACCTCACCTTATCACTAATGAAATTAGGTTCTTTGAAGTTAAGAACAAGATACAGGTAGAGACAGCTATGACCCTTGACATTCTGAATAACATTATGGTTGTTGTTTTATTGCTTTAACTTAAGTTGCATTTTCTTCTGAAGCCTAGCTAATTGTTAATTTATAGTCTATAATTACTAATGCcttaggtattttctttttatttctacaagAAAGTGTAGTCAACAAGACACTTCTGGACACTTCCAaaaattcaatattaaaataCAGGAAACTGTAATAAAGAGATGTAATGCCCAAGGCAACCCTGAAACctggttaaaaaaatgttttctaagacACTCCTGATACTAAGTGGTTAAGAAAGTAAGTGCATTTGTAAAAGGAACTCAAGAGTGAAGATGAATTCTTACTTAAGATGAAGAAAATTGGGAGTATAatagaaagataataaaaatttaatagggACTAGATTTTAGATAATGTTATGGAATTATTGTTACTTCGGTACATGGAGAGGCACTGCTTGAAAATACTCCATTTAGACCGCCATGCGTCTGAAAGAAAACTTTGGCATTTCCTTGaagtttttgagaaaataaaacactcGGAAAGGACGCAGGGTGGCGCTGCAGCATtagaagtagaaggaagaaagctACCAGCCTGCGCTCCTTTAGTCAGATGCTCCGCCCGCAAAAGCAAGCAGGAAGAGGAGGTTTTCCGAGGTGGTGCTCCGGAAAATCAGGGCCCTAGACCTCTCCACTTATCCCAATTATCTGCGTGATACTAGAAGATAGATCAGCGACAACGCGAGCCCCATCTGGGTCAGGTTTGCTGGGAGACCGGAAGGCAATGGAGGCCGGAGAGAGGAAGGAACGCTTTCTGAAACAAAGGCAAGTCTTGATATTCTTTGTTTTGCTGGGCATCTCTCGGGCTGGTTCGGAGCCTAGGCGCTACTCAGTGGCGGAGGAAACGGAGAGTGGCTCCTTTGTGGCCAATCTGTTGAAAGACCTGGGGCTGGAGGTCAGTGATCTAGCTGCGCGGGGTGCCCAGGTcgtttccaaagggaaaaaaatgcatttgcatTTTGATAGGCAGACGGGGGATTTGCTGTTAAATGAGAAACTGGACCGGGAGGAGCTGTGCGGCCCTACGGAGCCCTGTGTGCTACCTTTCCAGATATTATTGGAAAATCCCTTGCAGTTTTTCCAGGCTGAGCTACAGATTAGGGACATAAACGATCACTCCCCAGTTTTCCtagacaaagaaataattttgaaaattccaGAAAGCATTGCTCCAGGAACTGCTTTTCTAATTGAACGTGCCCAGGACTTAGATGTAGGAAGCAACAGTCTCCAAAGTTACACAGTCAGCCCCAATTCCCACTTCCATCTTAAATTACAAGACAGTTCCGACGGCACAATATTACCACAGCTGGTGCTGGACAAAGCCCTGGATCGCGAGGAACAGCCTGAGGTCAGATTAACCCTCACCGCCCTGGATGGAGGGACTCCACCTAGGTCTGCGACCGCCTTAATCCGCGTTGAAGTCCTGGACGTCAATGATAATGCCCCTGCGTTTGCAAAGCTGCACTATGAGGTGCAAGTCCTGGAAAACAGCCCCattggatcccaggttgccatCGTCTCTGCCAGAGATTCAGATGCTGGACTCTACGGAGAAATATCTTACGTATTTTCCCAAGCATCTGAAGATATTCGCAAAACATTTCgaataaatgaaaaatcaggAGAACTCCTTTTAACACAGGAACTGGATTTTGAATCTATTCAGACCTATACATTAAATATTCAGGCAACAGATGGTGGGGGCCTTTCTGGAAGTTGTGTGGTGTTTGTCCAGGTGGTAGACCTGAATGACAACCCCCCAGAACTGATCATGTCAACACTCGTCAATGAGATCCCGGAAAACTCGAAGGAGACCGTAATTGCTGTATTCAGTGTTTCAGATCCTGACTCAGGAGACAATGGAAGAATGGTCTGCTCCCTTCAAGAAGATCTTCCTTTTACTCTTACGCCTTCTGTGGAGAATTTTTACACTCTAGTGTCAGAAAGCGGGCTGGACAGAGAAAGTCAAGCCGAGTACAACATCACTATCACCGTCACCGACCTGGGGACCCCCCGGCGGCACACCCAGCACAACCTGACCGTGCGCGTGGCCGACGTCAACGACAACGCGCCCGCCTTCAGCCAGCCCGCCTACACCCTGCGCGTCCGCGAGAACAACAGCCCCGCCCTGCACATCGGCACCGTCCGCGCCACCGACGCCGACGCGGGCGCCAACGCCCAGCTCACCTACTCGCTGCTGCCGCCCTCCGACCCGCACCTGCCCCTCGCCTCGCTCGTGGCCATCAACCCCGACACCGGCCAGCTCTTCGCCCTGCGCGCCCTCGACTACGAGGCCCTGCGCGCCTTCGACTTC comes from the Phacochoerus africanus isolate WHEZ1 chromosome 4, ROS_Pafr_v1, whole genome shotgun sequence genome and includes:
- the LOC125126438 gene encoding protocadherin beta-2-like, producing the protein MEAGERKERFLKQRQVLIFFVLLGISRAGSEPRRYSVAEETESGSFVANLLKDLGLEVSDLAARGAQVVSKGKKMHLHFDRQTGDLLLNEKLDREELCGPTEPCVLPFQILLENPLQFFQAELQIRDINDHSPVFLDKEIILKIPESIAPGTAFLIERAQDLDVGSNSLQSYTVSPNSHFHLKLQDSSDGTILPQLVLDKALDREEQPEVRLTLTALDGGTPPRSATALIRVEVLDVNDNAPAFAKLHYEVQVLENSPIGSQVAIVSARDSDAGLYGEISYVFSQASEDIRKTFRINEKSGELLLTQELDFESIQTYTLNIQATDGGGLSGSCVVFVQVVDLNDNPPELIMSTLVNEIPENSKETVIAVFSVSDPDSGDNGRMVCSLQEDLPFTLTPSVENFYTLVSESGLDRESQAEYNITITVTDLGTPRRHTQHNLTVRVADVNDNAPAFSQPAYTLRVRENNSPALHIGTVRATDADAGANAQLTYSLLPPSDPHLPLASLVAINPDTGQLFALRALDYEALRAFDFQVRAADRGAPALSSQARVRVLVADANDHAPVVLYPPQNASAPCPELLPRAAEPGYLLAKVVAVDGDAGQNAWLSYRLLQATEPGLFGVGAHSGEVRTARPLSERDAPRQRLLLLVRDHGEPPLSASVALHVLLVDGFSQPYLPPPEAPGRAPGAGADEPLTVSLVGALACVSALLVGSLLALGAGRLCRRGGAASAGGGSGPAEGGVAGQLLDVGGTGTLAHGYRYEVCLAGSSGTFKFLKPVIPSSLAQGEERVSEENPNFRNSFEFS